Genomic segment of Salvia hispanica cultivar TCC Black 2014 chromosome 2, UniMelb_Shisp_WGS_1.0, whole genome shotgun sequence:
CACAATAGTCTGTAGAGGGAGTATAGAGATATCGAATCATTCTTGTGACgtctggggaccataaccataactcatatttatatgtactacctccgtccaccaaaatttgtctcattttttcatttccgtccgtcccccaaaatttgtcccatttcacttttaccattttttgtagtggacctcatattccattaactcattcctactcacattttattataaaactaatacataaaagtaggacccacaatccaataactttttcaactcactttccattatatttcttaaaactcgtgccgggtcaaagtgggacaggTTTTGGTGGATGAAGGTAGTAATATGAgttcctttattttctatttggtccctcaacaaatagaaaatcacaaattggtatctacacttatttccgtaacaaataaatacactttagccCAAACTTTAGTCTTTATTGGATCACTTTAATTAAGCAACTGAAAGATAGTCATACACATCAAATTAATCATACGAAAGCCCAAGTTTCTGACACATTATTCAAATCCAAGGAAGTAAGAaacatgacaaaaaaatatcaaatctttaaatattttttgcagAAAATTCAAGTGTGTTTATTGGAATAGAGAAGAAGACAACATGCTGAATTGACGAGCTTTACTTACACCGGCGTAGTTGAGATGAACAACCCGCTGACactatgttttgttttgtaagaATTGGGTTTTTCAATTGATAAGCCCAGTGCGTTTAATCAAGGGCAGACCTACTCCGAAATTAataggaaagaaaaaagaaaggaaattcAACGCCCAGTAgtaaaatgttttaaattatttaccaATCTAAGTTAGAAAATATGCATCCAGAGTTGACTAGCTAATTGCTGTCTTAAGTTATGgataaaaaatggattggaAATGATTGGGTTGACTTCATTTATTGTCGTCTTATTTTCTAAAGTTTCGGctactaataataattcatttgtcctataaaaataaaaatacttttttttgtgtatatgAATTGGCTAAGCGGTAAAGAGGTTAATGCTGAAGCCAAAGGTCTCAAGTTGGTTCGAGCCCTCCATATCGCggcctttaaatttaaattcatttacccataaaaaaaaaaagaaaagaaatattttctttttccgtGTGTCctataaaatagttttattccatttatagaaagttatctcatactccctccgtttcactatagttgagtcatttttccatttcgggaagtttcttcatagttgagtcatttccatatatggtactccctctgtcccactttaggagtctcggttgagttcggcacgggtattaagaaatataaaggaaagttggtgaaaaaaatagtggaatgtgggtcctacttttatatattagttttataataaaatgtgagttggaaaaggtgagtggaatgtgaggcctattaccaataatgaaatatttcaaccgggactcctaaagtgggagacccaaaagtagtaaatcgggactcctaaagtgggacgaagggagtaacttttttctctttcttacttttctctcttactttattatctctattttattcactttatactttattctctctgtcTTTTCCCCTCTTAcctttttatctatttatttaacacacccaatatCTCTTTCTTAGACTCCGTATTCAAAAGTTTCGCTTCAACTATAgtgaaacagagggagtactcaTTAaccatatatatcaatttatttacaatttacacCAATTGGactcataattaataatatgggTCACACTATCCACTAatattatttgactttatcttctcccttactttattttttttaataaaatctctcatattttattaattatacattaatttacgTACACGTGCAgatgtttgtatttttataagataGGATAGTTTTATCACATTAATCTCTTTAGTTTTTTGAGGAGGATccataaactatttttaaaaatataaacaattcaATGCAATAAATTGTACCGTTGCAGATGGGCAAGtaataaatggaaaagtgaATTCTGCTCAAAATGAAGGACTAATTAAGGACTTAATATTGATTgtgttttaataatatttataaattattgatgtATGGTATTGGTAAGTGgacaatgatattttttactGCCCatgttaatgaaattaaaagaagacacatatatattgtttttttgctaaaaaaaaaaagaaaaaaaaagaaaaggggaaatgaaaaatatccaAGGCGAAccatctatttaatatccatcACGAGAATTCAATTGATGCAATGTACAGTACAGTAATAagtccaaaataattaatgaaggcaataatatgaaatgaaaaatggaaagGACAATCATCTTCCACCATTTAATAAGCATTCAATTATACCATCAATGTCTTCCATATGCGTTGAGCCTTCACACACAAATGAGAATTGGGCACACATTGGCTTAACACTTGCCGCGTCCGAATACTCCGCACGTGCAATGCACGAGGTACTTTAAGATTCTCACTCTCGTCTCTGGACCTAACCATGGCCAGGAATACCACTGAGCTATGATGTCGTCGCGGTGTACAAAATGCACTAATGACGGATCCCGAATCTTTGTCCAGCCAAATCGCATTGAACTTGCGCCACTCCAATCCTCGACTTCTCGAGATCGAATTCCATCCACACATTTTGCTGATGATGATGCCCTATGATGTACGCCTCCATCCCTAGCAGCTCCGAGTTCCCAAAAGTGAAGCAATGCACCGCGTCGCTCCCCCGGACCTCGCCCGGGACCCGATAGAGCAAACGGGCGCCCGACACCGTTATCTGAGCGCCCCGAAACACCAAACTCACGGCGGGCAATTGGGGCAAGCCCGTGGAATTCAAAGGCACCCGAAAGCACAAATCAAACGCGCCTTGAAACACAAAATCCGGATCCTCCAAGACCCGCAACACGCCCCCGGTTTGGTTTATAAACTCGTTCCTCAAGGCGGTGTAGGCCGGGGCGAGGAGGAAAGTGAATTGGGTGCCGGAGTCGACCATGGTCTGACCCGCCCCGGTGTGGTCGGGTTCGAATATGGATTTGGGTAACTGGAGCAAATTTTCCGAGACCTTAATGCCCTCGAGCTGGACCGTGTAAGCCACTCGGTTGAAATATGGGAGAGGGGTAGAAATCTGGATTAAAGGAGTGTAATTCAAGGGGAGAAGCCACGTGTAATTGGAGTCGCCGAAGAGCAAAATACCGGAAAAATCGGAAGCGGAAATGCAATAGGAGAATTTTTTGAAGCCCATTTGGGAGATAAAGGAGAGGGATCCGCGGTTCATGCCCATCAACCCGGTTGTTTTGGAGTCCTCTTCCGGGTTGGTGGTGGAGCCCGAATCCATGCACCCGAATATGGTGCCCGGGAATTTGGAGCCGGCAATGGTGAAGTTGTCGAAGGCGAGATTGCCCTCGGAGGAGGAGGCGTCGGCGTAGGAGAGGACGGCGTGGCAGAGGTTTCTGGCGTCGCAGGAGGCGGGGATGGAGAAGTCTAGGGTTTGGGTGGTGCAGGTGGGGGAGGAGCAGGCGACGGGGGTGTAGGAGACGGAGCGGGTCGGGTCGAAGGCGGGGCGGTCTCTCTGGGTGGTGTTGCACTGTAGCCAGGAGAGCTCGCTGCCTGTGTCGAGGACCATGGTAACGTTCTGTGGGGGCGTGCCCACAGCCAATGAAACGGTGAGCGTCACGTTGTGTGTGAAGGGGAGCTTGCTTTGGGTTTTTAAGGGTAGAACCAGGATTTTGTTAGCGTGCTTCGATTTCGGAACCGAGAATTGCGTTGCTGATACCGATACTGATACCAACAGAGACAACAGGAGAATGTGGATCTTcctcatttttaaataaatttgagggaattgaagaaatattgaGATTGAGAGAGTGGAGATCTAAACTTGTCAGTGGGATATGAGACAGCAGAGtgtgaagaagagaagatgagGGAAACGACAACGTTTTGGAGTTCCTAAAAGGTTGAAAACGACACAGGAACTGATCAATCTTCACTGCTTCATTTGATTCCTATGCTACACATTTTCACGTACAGTTGCTATTCCAACCTTATTGTTGCTGATTTTTTTGACTCGTTTTCTGATTACATTTACAAAAACTTGTAGGTATTGTACAATTGGAAGTTAGGTGAATACTGTGGGGGCATTAACTGCTTCTTTTTGTCATAAAATCACCTTTGAATTAGgtaaaattattcatatttaaaatctgAATAAGTAAAGAAATTTTGGTgaataacaaaaagaaaactttCCAGAGTATGTAGTCAGATTTCTTAATGATATTTCTGCTTGTTTATACAATCAACGGTtggaattaaaagaaaaaagggaaTTACTGACCAATAAAGTCGAAATGATGACCgattaattacaattttaaatactactactacttgaTTTGAGATAGATAAGTTTACTATTAATAAATGatgtaatagtagtagtaacagGAAAGGAAGCTGACCTTCGTCCTCCATTTTAATCCACTTTGTATTTAACtagagttttaagaaatgctcctccgttccatagtagtaaagtcattttgctattttggtacattccataataattaaattatttttatttttagtaaaagtcaacacattttttctcatttactttactctctcttactttatctctcttcatctctctacctttttcatttcctattttattattcttttacttAACCCAATTagcacaatttttcttaatcttcgtgcctgaaagaaatgtctcaactactatggaacggagggagtataaaggaaaataagttgaaaaatttagtgaaatatgattgtcatttttatatgttaattgTATAATATTCCATACGTCTCATAGAAATAggtcatatttattttttcatcctGTCCAtggaaataatttatattcatttatgacaattttttttctaattactttattatttatgcgCCTATAATccactacataattaaaactacttttttctttctttctttaactaaatatatattaaaatttgtgtcgaTCCTAGATAGCCTATTTCTATGTATGGAGGGAGGAGTAAAATGTCAGTGAAATTGATTAGTAATTATAGAACTTGATtcttatttatggtaaaatgtgaaaataaaaaataaaaggatggatgaaaatgtcaacaaacaGAGTAACtttactttgatttatttatttttagaaaattaagtGCACGTGTGAGCACATGTTTTGTTGAATATGGAATGGGCAAAGAATTGGTGTGGGACCGGATGAGCTAATGGGAATCGAGCTCCGACAGCCTCACTTGTAAAAAGAATGACTGAAAGAGAATCAAATTCCACGGCCAACAATCCTATGTTGACATCTAGATTTAGTAGAATTAATAATTAAGCAAACTCTTGTCCATTTTATCCACAACaatcaactttaaaattaatattattattaatattttaacaataaaaaaaggtcatgttgatgaattttatttgGTGATTATGCCTTCATATACGAGATATTGCAGAATAAAAATCATAACCAAAACATGgaaaactatatatatgaatgTTGGTAAAATTGAATGTATAAATCATAACCATAACATGAAAAACTATACATAATGAATGTGGGTAAAGTTGAATGCTATTAAAAATCGATTGTAGGCTTAGCCAATTTATGTCCTTCATTTGGTCGACCTTTGGACATGGTAATATTTCAAGAGTAattctttgtttcttttttctcatttcataTTCTTACATTGATTAGGACAAGAATGTCTGAAATATAATTGTTATGTACCCATACTTGCCACTGCTGAATACGTTCCGATTGCTGCACAGCATATTCCCACACCCATTACAATGGAACAAATTGTAATCTGCATACAATCAAGATTAAATtcacattatttaaaaatactataaattcaCACAGGATTTTACCTGAAAATTAGTTAATCTCCCACTCTCTATTCTCATATAGCAAGCACAAGGTAATACTAGAGACTgttaaacattaaattaacGTGTTAGATTAAGATGGAAAAATGAAGGAGAAGAGATAGAAGTAGATGACTCACCATTAGCATGATAAGCAAAGATCCTATAAGGGCCATCATGGATCCTGTCATTTAATGTTTATGTAGTCAAGTCTGGATACTTATAAATAGTATACTATGAAATTCAAGCTTTTTTCGCTCGTATTAACGTTTTCATCTTGCTCACCAAAGTAAGGTACTGTCAATGCCACGATCAAGGTCGAGACTACCAAGCTTGTTCTGATTAGTATTGGCGCAGTGTGCGAAGCAAGCTGATCCGGGGGCAGCAGCTCCTCGAGGGCTAGTGCCACGGGTGTCATTGACAACCCGAACTTTGTGAGAGGGGCTACAAcctaaaaatatcaaacacgCACGCTTAATACTATTTGAGATATTTAGCCGAAACAagtgtttatgtgttttctgTTTCTCACCACAGCCCATCCAGCAATCTTGGAAGCAATGAGTTTGGTAGGAAGGTTTAGTGTGAACTGAGGATCTGTGGCTTCACCAAACATGAGAAAGCCCAAAACTGCAACCCCCGCGTATAGCAAACCAGAAATTGCAAAGCTGCATCACATCGACAGTAGTAACTAATTTAACTAAACAATTGAATCTTTGATCAAATATTGATGGTGGAAAGCATTTGATTCTCCTAAAAAAGGTTACCTAATTGCGAGAACAGAAGGGAACCGAGAGGGGTCTTCCATGGACGAATAGATGTTGGGGAAGACCGAATGGCCGCCATAGCAGAAGCTGTATATACCAATGGTGATAGGCAAGTGTGAGAAGTTCAATGCCTTTCCGCTTGGATTGAATCCGATATCAGAAACCACACCAACCCAAACCAAACACATGACTACAAGGGCCAAAGTCAAAACTCCACAAACTGCAAATGAGAAAAGCAGGAACACGTTAATGATCAAATGAGAGGTTAGATCATGCGAAAAATGGGCTAAATGAGTGTCGTGATCGCAGACTTGAAACATATGACAACAAGCTGAGGTTTCTGAGCCAGACTGTTGGAAGAATCACAAGGGTTGCAACAATGGCACAAGTTTGATACGCGTCGAGATGGATTCCAGCGATATCCACTTGCGCATTTGGGAAGGTAGCAGACAGGTTATCACTCATCATGATCAAGAATTCCACACATGAAGACTGCAAGGAATATGATCAACTCATAAATTTGTAGTACAACATTAGAATTAGGGAAGAAACTTACATAGAGCTCTATATAGAGGATTATCTGCATCAATCCAAAGTCAAAGAGTTAATTACTTTCCATGTAACATATATCTACATTTTCAAAACTATCAAGTAGTATTTGTTTCTACTTACAGCAATGCATATTCTACCACCTAATCCGAAAGCAGCCTGTCCTATATCA
This window contains:
- the LOC125208676 gene encoding amino acid transporter AVT1D-like isoform X2, with the translated sequence MKQLEEEFGMDRAIEIGTDDEDDEAERVCHDNEDDNESDITGLSHVPSHDFMDPDIAPSWPQSYRQSMDMYTSVTPSVSFIKGSSFLLQSEKRSQAPDIESSLSKHLLSATNSDIDIVPTSIPPLKMSSVSVFGASISELPMPQQCSYSQSLLNATNALCGIGILSTPFALKEGGWIGILLLFLFGIIACYTGILLKRCLESSSQLQTYPDIGQAAFGLGGRICIAIILYIELYSSCVEFLIMMSDNLSATFPNAQVDIAGIHLDAYQTCAIVATLVILPTVWLRNLSLLSYVSICGVLTLALVVMCLVWVGVVSDIGFNPSGKALNFSHLPITIGIYSFCYGGHSVFPNIYSSMEDPSRFPSVLAISFAISGLLYAGVAVLGFLMFGEATDPQFTLNLPTKLIASKIAGWAVVVAPLTKFGLSMTPVALALEELLPPDQLASHTAPILIRTSLVVSTLIVALTVPYFGSMMALIGSLLIMLMITICSIVMGVGICCAAIGTYSAVASMGT
- the LOC125208676 gene encoding amino acid transporter AVT1D-like isoform X1, with protein sequence MKQLEEEFGMDRAIEIGTDDEDDEAERVCHDNEDDNESDITGLSHVPSHDFMDPDIAPSWPQSYRQSMDMYTSVTPSVSFIKGSSFLLQSEKRSQAPDIESSLSKHLLSATNSDIDIVPTSIPPLKMSSVSVFGASISELPMPQQCSYSQSLLNATNALCGIGILSTPFALKEGGWIGILLLFLFGIIACYTGILLKRCLESSSQLQTYPDIGQAAFGLGGRICIAIILYIELYSSCVEFLIMMSDNLSATFPNAQVDIAGIHLDAYQTCAIVATLVILPTVWLRNLSLLSYVSICGVLTLALVVMCLVWVGVVSDIGFNPSGKALNFSHLPITIGIYSFCYGGHSVFPNIYSSMEDPSRFPSVLAISFAISGLLYAGVAVLGFLMFGEATDPQFTLNLPTKLIASKIAGWAVVVAPLTKFGLSMTPVALALEELLPPDQLASHTAPILIRTSLVVSTLIVALTVPYFGSMMALIGSLLIMLMSLVLPCACYMRIESGRLTNFQITICSIVMGVGICCAAIGTYSAVASMGT
- the LOC125204760 gene encoding aspartic proteinase PCS1 — translated: MRKIHILLLSLLVSVSVSATQFSVPKSKHANKILVLPLKTQSKLPFTHNVTLTVSLAVGTPPQNVTMVLDTGSELSWLQCNTTQRDRPAFDPTRSVSYTPVACSSPTCTTQTLDFSIPASCDARNLCHAVLSYADASSSEGNLAFDNFTIAGSKFPGTIFGCMDSGSTTNPEEDSKTTGLMGMNRGSLSFISQMGFKKFSYCISASDFSGILLFGDSNYTWLLPLNYTPLIQISTPLPYFNRVAYTVQLEGIKVSENLLQLPKSIFEPDHTGAGQTMVDSGTQFTFLLAPAYTALRNEFINQTGGVLRVLEDPDFVFQGAFDLCFRVPLNSTGLPQLPAVSLVFRGAQITVSGARLLYRVPGEVRGSDAVHCFTFGNSELLGMEAYIIGHHHQQNVWMEFDLEKSRIGVAQVQCDLAGQRFGIRH